One genomic region from Gemmobacter aquarius encodes:
- a CDS encoding cell division protein ZapA: MPELTITIGGRNFTVACQAGEEHFLQTAAAMLDAEAQPLTASLGRLPEARLLLMAGLMLADRTAAVEDENRSLRARLAEAEGRGAPEPHRIEVPVIPPQVTETLAEIAARAEALADRIEDRRSGQA; this comes from the coding sequence ATGCCTGAACTGACCATCACCATCGGTGGCCGCAATTTCACCGTCGCCTGTCAGGCCGGCGAAGAACATTTCCTGCAAACCGCCGCCGCGATGCTGGATGCCGAAGCGCAGCCGCTGACGGCGTCACTCGGGCGTCTGCCGGAAGCGCGGCTGTTGCTGATGGCGGGGCTGATGCTGGCTGACCGGACGGCGGCGGTCGAGGATGAAAACCGCAGCCTCAGGGCGCGTCTGGCCGAGGCGGAGGGGCGCGGCGCGCCTGAACCGCACCGGATCGAAGTGCCGGTGATTCCGCCGCAAGTCACCGAGACGCTTGCCGAAATCGCCGCAAGGGCCGAGGCGCTTGCCGACCGGATCGAAGACAGGCGGTCGGGGCAGGCGTGA
- the grxD gene encoding Grx4 family monothiol glutaredoxin — protein sequence MTTATDQIRETIEKNDVVLFMKGTKMMPQCGFSSRVAGVLNYMGVNFADVNVLADAEVRQGIKDFSDWPTIPQLYVKGEFVGGCDIVTEMTLSGELDALFEAKGVTFDKDAAEKIRAANG from the coding sequence ATGACCACCGCTACCGACCAGATCCGCGAGACGATCGAAAAGAACGATGTCGTTCTGTTCATGAAGGGCACCAAGATGATGCCGCAATGCGGGTTCTCGTCCCGTGTGGCGGGGGTGCTGAACTACATGGGCGTGAATTTTGCCGATGTGAACGTGCTGGCGGACGCCGAAGTGCGCCAGGGCATCAAGGATTTCAGCGACTGGCCGACTATCCCCCAGCTTTACGTCAAGGGCGAATTCGTCGGCGGTTGCGACATCGTCACCGAGATGACGCTGTCGGGCGAGTTGGACGCGCTGTTCGAGGCGAAGGGCGTGACCTTCGACAAGGACGCCGCCGAAAAGATTCGCGCCGCAAACGGCTGA
- a CDS encoding BolA/IbaG family iron-sulfur metabolism protein encodes MAVDARDIENLIRQSFPDAKITVEGDDGQHFAAEVIDASFKGMNRVQQQRAVYAALKGKMDGAHGELHALALTTKAPD; translated from the coding sequence ATGGCCGTTGACGCACGCGATATCGAAAACCTGATCCGGCAAAGTTTTCCCGACGCCAAGATCACGGTCGAAGGCGACGACGGGCAGCATTTCGCGGCGGAAGTGATCGACGCAAGCTTCAAGGGCATGAACCGTGTCCAGCAGCAGCGTGCGGTCTATGCCGCGCTCAAGGGCAAGATGGATGGCGCGCATGGCGAATTGCATGCGCTGGCGCTGACGACCAAGGCGCCGGATTGA
- a CDS encoding GNAT family N-acetyltransferase, with protein sequence MRLRPATPDDFAFIRSLAQRPDYAPFITDEDEAALARYLPDPATRLLIWEDTAGPAGYALFCEIGDLSGRVELRRLALARAGKGEGSAFVKVLVDHAFTELQAAKLWLDASGENLRAQTIYTRAGFRLEGRLLQHWFRPVLGRTVDVMLYGMLRAEWAAMTLAAPAPHA encoded by the coding sequence GTGAGGCTGCGCCCCGCCACGCCTGACGACTTCGCCTTTATCCGGTCGCTCGCGCAGCGGCCGGATTACGCGCCCTTCATCACTGACGAGGACGAGGCCGCCCTCGCCCGTTACCTGCCGGACCCCGCAACGCGGTTGCTCATCTGGGAAGACACCGCAGGCCCCGCCGGATATGCGCTGTTTTGCGAGATCGGCGATCTTTCGGGGCGGGTCGAGTTGCGCCGCCTCGCGCTCGCCCGCGCGGGCAAAGGTGAGGGGTCGGCTTTCGTGAAGGTGCTGGTGGACCATGCCTTTACCGAGTTGCAGGCCGCGAAACTCTGGCTCGATGCATCGGGCGAGAACCTGCGGGCGCAGACCATATACACCCGCGCGGGCTTCCGGCTGGAAGGCCGCCTTTTGCAGCACTGGTTCCGCCCTGTGCTTGGCCGCACGGTGGATGTGATGCTTTACGGGATGCTGCGGGCGGAATGGGCCGCAATGACCCTTGCAGCCCCTGCCCCGCACGCCTAA